In Streptomyces sp. NBC_00091, the following proteins share a genomic window:
- a CDS encoding response regulator transcription factor: MSIRVMLVDDQVLLRTGFRMVLAAQPDMEVVAEAGNGLEALEVLRATAVDVVLMDVRMPKLDGVEATRRICEPDEHPKVIILTTFDLDEYAFSGLKAGASGFMLKDVPPAELLAAIRSVHSGDAVVAPSTTRRLLDRFAPMLPSTSAEPENKEIERLTDREREVMLLVAQGLSNGEIAARLVLSEATVKTHVGRILTKLNLRDRVQVVVLAYETGLVRAGGGGAG, from the coding sequence ATGTCCATCCGAGTGATGCTGGTCGACGACCAGGTGCTGCTGCGCACCGGCTTCCGCATGGTGCTCGCGGCCCAGCCGGACATGGAGGTCGTCGCGGAAGCGGGCAACGGCCTGGAGGCACTGGAGGTGCTGCGGGCCACGGCGGTGGACGTGGTGCTGATGGACGTGCGCATGCCCAAGCTCGACGGGGTGGAGGCGACGCGGCGGATCTGCGAGCCGGACGAGCACCCGAAGGTGATCATCCTGACCACCTTCGACCTGGACGAGTACGCGTTCTCGGGCCTGAAGGCCGGGGCGAGCGGCTTCATGCTGAAGGACGTGCCGCCGGCGGAGCTGCTGGCCGCGATCCGGTCGGTGCACAGCGGAGACGCGGTGGTGGCCCCCTCGACGACCCGGCGGCTGCTGGACCGGTTCGCGCCGATGCTGCCGTCCACGTCGGCGGAGCCGGAGAACAAGGAGATCGAGCGGCTGACGGACCGTGAGCGCGAGGTCATGCTGCTGGTGGCGCAGGGCCTGTCGAACGGTGAGATCGCGGCCCGGCTGGTGCTGTCGGAGGCGACGGTGAAGACCCACGTGGGCCGCATCCTGACGAAGCTGAACCTGCGCGACCGGGTGCAGGTGGTGGTCCTGGCCTACGAGACGGGCCTGGTCCGCGCCGGGGGCGGCGGGGCGGGCTGA
- a CDS encoding SAM-dependent methyltransferase, producing MSAQGEVRGPVRWRAAMEAALYGPGGFYVRPGGPGPAGHFRTSVHASALYAGAVARLLRWVDEALGRPERLDLVDMGAGRGELLAGVLAALPPETAARVRPYAVERAARPEGLDPRVRWVAAPPEGTTGLLFANEWLDNVPLEIAEDGRYVLVAPDGTETPGGPLEAADRAWLEQWWPGAAGPGGGRAEIGRARDEAWAAAVATLERGLAVAVDYAHTREARPPYGTLTGFRAGREVAPVPDGDCDVTAHVALDACAGPGAGLLTQREALTALGVSGGRPPLALASTDPAGYVRALSAAGEAAELTARGGLGDFGWLVRPVGIGPWPEEKG from the coding sequence ATGAGCGCTCAGGGTGAGGTCAGGGGACCGGTCCGGTGGCGGGCCGCGATGGAGGCCGCGCTGTACGGGCCGGGCGGTTTCTACGTACGTCCGGGCGGGCCGGGGCCCGCCGGGCACTTCCGGACCTCCGTGCACGCCTCCGCTCTCTACGCGGGGGCCGTGGCCCGGCTGCTGAGGTGGGTGGACGAGGCCCTCGGCCGGCCGGAGCGGCTCGACCTGGTCGACATGGGGGCCGGGCGGGGCGAACTGCTGGCCGGGGTCCTCGCCGCCCTGCCGCCGGAAACGGCGGCGCGGGTGCGCCCGTACGCCGTGGAGCGCGCGGCGCGGCCCGAGGGGCTGGACCCCCGCGTCCGCTGGGTGGCGGCCCCGCCCGAGGGGACGACCGGGCTGCTCTTCGCGAACGAATGGCTGGACAACGTACCGCTGGAGATCGCCGAGGACGGCCGCTACGTCCTGGTCGCCCCCGACGGTACGGAGACCCCGGGCGGCCCCCTCGAGGCGGCCGACCGGGCCTGGCTGGAGCAGTGGTGGCCCGGCGCGGCGGGCCCGGGAGGCGGCCGGGCGGAGATCGGCCGGGCCCGCGACGAGGCCTGGGCGGCGGCCGTCGCCACCCTGGAGCGGGGCCTGGCGGTGGCCGTGGACTACGCCCACACCCGCGAGGCCCGCCCCCCGTACGGCACCCTCACCGGCTTCCGCGCGGGCCGCGAGGTCGCCCCGGTCCCCGACGGCGACTGCGACGTCACCGCGCACGTCGCGCTCGACGCCTGCGCGGGCCCGGGCGCCGGCCTGCTCACCCAGCGGGAGGCCCTGACCGCCCTCGGCGTCTCGGGCGGCCGCCCCCCGCTGGCCCTGGCCTCCACCGACCCGGCGGGCTACGTCCGCGCCCTGTCGGCGGCGGGCGAGGCGGCGGAACTCACCGCGCGCGGGGGCCTGGGCGACTTCGGGTGGCTGGTCCGGCCGGTCGGCATCGGGCCCTGGCCCGAAGAGAAGGGCTAG
- a CDS encoding CapA family protein: protein MKESPTRPLAAFLALPLSLALAGCGLLGEPERAPATGAGRSFTVAAAGDILIHPQLTDQAARDAQAAGHTGYDFDRIMAGVKPVISRADLGICHMEPVLGQPNGPFQTYPDFLVPPQIAKTIKNVGYDTCSTASNHTLDHGPEGVYRTLDTLDREGLRHTGSARNQAEAGKPLILDVKGVKVAQLSFAFGFNGREVPKDKPWLANPIDFKAIAAAEKKARAAGAEVVILSVHWGREHQPNPSNPQLELAREIAEKTGIDLVIGHHAHVVQPMEKVAGTWVAYGLGNQLARHDVPSGLTEEGAIGWFDFAEKNGKWEVRARFVPTFTDIPPDPETTPGTDLPAANTKPVRDHRLVDVATVLSDGTKLLPEQRARYRLAFERTQGTMLNRGAAKDGLQPLRGLPG, encoded by the coding sequence GTGAAAGAGAGCCCCACCCGTCCGCTCGCCGCATTCCTGGCCCTCCCCCTGAGCCTCGCGCTCGCCGGATGCGGCCTCCTCGGCGAGCCGGAGCGGGCCCCGGCCACCGGTGCGGGCCGCTCCTTCACGGTCGCCGCGGCCGGTGACATCCTCATCCACCCCCAGCTCACCGACCAGGCCGCCCGCGACGCGCAGGCCGCCGGACACACGGGGTACGACTTCGACCGGATCATGGCGGGGGTCAAGCCGGTCATCAGCAGGGCCGACCTCGGGATCTGCCACATGGAGCCGGTCCTGGGCCAGCCGAACGGGCCCTTCCAGACCTACCCCGACTTCCTCGTCCCGCCGCAGATCGCCAAGACGATCAAGAACGTCGGCTACGACACCTGCTCCACGGCCTCCAACCACACCCTCGACCACGGCCCCGAGGGCGTCTACCGCACCCTGGACACCCTGGACCGGGAGGGCCTCAGGCACACCGGCTCCGCCCGCAACCAGGCGGAGGCCGGCAAGCCGCTGATCCTCGACGTCAAGGGCGTCAAGGTCGCGCAGCTCTCCTTCGCCTTCGGCTTCAACGGGCGCGAGGTCCCCAAGGACAAGCCCTGGCTGGCCAACCCCATCGACTTCAAGGCCATCGCCGCCGCCGAGAAGAAGGCCCGCGCGGCCGGCGCCGAGGTGGTGATCCTCTCCGTCCACTGGGGCCGCGAGCACCAGCCCAACCCCAGCAACCCCCAGCTGGAGCTGGCCCGCGAGATCGCCGAGAAGACCGGGATCGACCTGGTCATCGGCCACCACGCGCACGTCGTCCAGCCGATGGAGAAGGTCGCCGGCACCTGGGTCGCGTACGGGCTCGGAAACCAGCTCGCCCGGCACGACGTGCCCAGCGGCCTGACCGAAGAGGGCGCGATCGGCTGGTTCGACTTCGCCGAGAAGAACGGCAAGTGGGAGGTCCGGGCCCGCTTCGTGCCCACCTTCACCGACATCCCGCCGGACCCCGAGACCACCCCCGGGACCGACCTGCCCGCCGCGAACACCAAGCCGGTACGCGACCACCGCCTGGTCGACGTCGCCACCGTCCTCTCCGACGGCACCAAGCTGCTGCCCGAACAGCGCGCCCGCTACCGGCTCGCCTTCGAACGCACCCAGGGCACCATGCTCAACCGCGGCGCCGCCAAGGACGGGCTCCAGCCCCTGCGGGGCCTGCCCGGCTGA
- a CDS encoding HAMP domain-containing protein: MSLLGGIRPPITVLSVLLLALAGFTAFSLGSVREDRLPEAVLTSQQHFAEDGAIALRASLDESVTDLNRAAALFSTGKPVAPDAVLDRIGSVYQKWRGTAVVEIGSGRLLAARGENLPLTAIDRTELSGEAGLAPRMVTLANGETRLLTLSLLAWQDQPQQLLVASSSLRFPGISLGGFRSIAVVGQGGTVLSTDGIPEPEMVLTDLQRADVKRDTKQLASFAKSAARKARANPLTVKEPGSGGFPGVSGSLTGGEWGGERAAAGYARLSGPEPGVATHATSLELTVVAMVNIAQNPARTSDAVAGLVLAGALLLVGALVVALLVATVQRPLITLFLESRRLTRGDLARPVTVPRGSEAARIAAALERLRVHLRGGDSAPGFRARRRRRTGARTLLAVCGVLLLAWCVPLGLVVNRAGEDVVVPQQLVNDQRERTDTLNDRIRRALNEGQADLLSVASLMGQDTSPEQMAAFLERTAQEHLRYGSLYVLDHTGKALAQAGGDPRAPLGKGPRKEPVALYDGAKEPVIVATAEIPGREGAAVVGEFRIDFLNSLLKRPGLGEIRVVDSKHRVIGSNSGYRAFEELDDERLDALVTGSALKVGMAPRPGSILYRSGGDHVIAAAAPFAGGGAAKELDWTVVSWQSAKGLAIHEYSLQNRTVLAGLLGLAVGAACLGWLRIIVVAPLRELASRAEALADGDLRTVLYPRHHDEVGAVTRSLEIIRQQLQQRQQQRKQAGAAPSAPVGRN; encoded by the coding sequence ATGTCCCTGCTCGGCGGCATCAGGCCGCCGATCACGGTCCTGTCGGTGCTGCTGCTCGCCCTGGCGGGGTTCACCGCGTTCAGCCTGGGCAGCGTGCGCGAGGACCGCCTCCCCGAGGCCGTGCTCACCTCCCAGCAGCACTTCGCCGAGGACGGCGCGATCGCGCTGCGCGCCTCCCTGGACGAGAGCGTCACCGACCTGAACCGGGCCGCGGCCCTGTTCTCCACCGGCAAGCCCGTCGCCCCCGACGCCGTGCTCGACCGGATCGGCAGCGTCTACCAGAAGTGGCGCGGCACCGCCGTCGTGGAGATCGGCTCCGGCCGCCTGCTGGCCGCACGCGGCGAGAACCTCCCGCTCACCGCCATCGACCGCACCGAACTGTCCGGCGAGGCCGGCCTGGCCCCCCGCATGGTCACCCTGGCCAACGGCGAGACCCGCCTCCTGACGCTGTCCCTGCTGGCCTGGCAGGACCAGCCCCAGCAGCTGCTGGTCGCCTCCAGCAGCCTGCGCTTCCCCGGCATCAGCCTCGGCGGCTTCCGCAGCATCGCGGTCGTCGGCCAGGGCGGCACGGTCCTGAGCACCGACGGCATCCCCGAGCCGGAGATGGTCCTCACCGACCTCCAGCGCGCCGACGTCAAACGGGACACCAAGCAGCTGGCCTCCTTCGCCAAGAGCGCCGCCCGCAAGGCCCGCGCGAACCCGCTGACCGTGAAGGAGCCCGGCTCCGGCGGCTTCCCCGGCGTCAGCGGCAGCCTGACCGGGGGCGAGTGGGGCGGTGAGCGCGCCGCGGCCGGCTACGCCCGCCTCTCCGGACCCGAACCGGGCGTCGCCACCCACGCCACCAGCCTCGAGCTGACCGTCGTCGCCATGGTCAACATCGCCCAGAACCCGGCCCGCACCTCCGACGCCGTCGCCGGACTCGTCCTGGCCGGCGCCCTGCTGCTGGTCGGCGCCCTCGTCGTGGCCCTGCTGGTGGCGACCGTGCAGCGGCCGCTGATCACCCTGTTCCTGGAGAGCCGGCGGCTGACCCGCGGCGACCTCGCCCGCCCCGTCACCGTCCCCCGCGGCAGCGAGGCGGCCCGGATCGCCGCCGCCCTCGAACGCCTGCGCGTCCACCTCCGCGGCGGCGACAGCGCCCCCGGTTTCCGCGCCAGGCGCAGGCGCCGTACGGGGGCCCGTACGCTCCTCGCGGTCTGCGGGGTCCTGCTCCTGGCCTGGTGCGTCCCCCTGGGCCTGGTCGTCAACCGGGCCGGGGAAGACGTCGTCGTACCGCAGCAGCTGGTCAACGACCAGCGCGAGCGCACCGACACCCTCAACGACCGGATCCGGCGCGCCCTGAACGAGGGGCAGGCCGACCTGCTGTCCGTGGCCTCCCTGATGGGCCAGGACACCAGCCCGGAGCAGATGGCCGCCTTCCTGGAACGCACCGCCCAGGAGCACCTGCGCTACGGCTCCCTCTACGTCCTCGACCACACCGGCAAGGCCCTCGCCCAGGCGGGCGGCGACCCCCGGGCGCCCCTCGGCAAGGGCCCCCGCAAGGAGCCCGTCGCCCTCTACGACGGCGCCAAGGAGCCCGTCATCGTCGCCACCGCCGAGATCCCCGGCCGGGAGGGCGCCGCCGTCGTCGGCGAGTTCCGCATCGACTTCCTCAACTCCCTGCTCAAGCGGCCCGGCCTGGGCGAGATCCGGGTCGTGGACTCCAAGCACCGGGTCATCGGCTCCAACAGCGGCTACCGGGCCTTCGAGGAACTGGACGACGAGCGGCTCGACGCCCTCGTCACCGGCTCCGCGCTCAAGGTCGGCATGGCCCCGCGGCCCGGCAGCATCCTCTACCGCAGCGGCGGCGACCACGTCATCGCGGCCGCCGCCCCCTTCGCGGGCGGCGGCGCGGCCAAGGAGCTGGACTGGACCGTGGTCAGCTGGCAGTCCGCCAAGGGCCTGGCCATCCACGAGTACAGCCTGCAGAACCGCACCGTCCTCGCCGGACTCCTCGGCCTCGCCGTCGGCGCGGCCTGCCTGGGCTGGCTCCGGATCATCGTGGTCGCCCCCCTGCGCGAACTGGCCTCGCGCGCCGAGGCCCTCGCCGACGGCGACCTGCGCACCGTGCTCTACCCGCGCCACCACGACGAGGTGGGCGCCGTGACCCGCAGCCTGGAGATCATCCGGCAGCAGCTCCAGCAGCGACAGCAGCAGCGCAAGCAGGCCGGCGCCGCGCCCTCCGCCCCGGTCGGAAGGAACTGA
- a CDS encoding NlpC/P60 family protein, which yields MTARPKSRRSRPVLHTFTVLALLAGSAYFTYALRVEEQAKAPAVQVVQDKAITAGLTAGEAGAQKWERVRSPDRSVLRDTTGQVLATFTDGARTATLTGPSRTFTEPANTTSRVVTENWVRLMPEAWKQGAENQQWFKDWFKKYFGSQEDDVFAMAFQYGDQAPVKKDAQGTSYAGDASFGPLNPNGSAGNDLRLEQSDFFDYLGTPYTFRNGVRKQPQTARYRSMDCSGFIRTVFGYRARYPLMPDDTPGAGLPRTANGMARSALGTDVIPLEGVGADDRPTSIDVIQPGDLLFFKLDARTKDRLDHTGIYLGTDTDGHKIFISSREEANGPTIGDKGGTSRLDGNGYYATTLRSAKRL from the coding sequence ATGACCGCCAGGCCGAAGAGCCGCCGCAGCCGCCCCGTGCTGCACACGTTCACCGTGCTCGCGCTGCTGGCCGGCAGCGCGTACTTCACCTACGCGCTGCGCGTGGAGGAGCAGGCCAAGGCGCCCGCCGTGCAGGTCGTCCAGGACAAGGCCATAACGGCGGGGCTCACGGCGGGCGAGGCCGGCGCGCAGAAGTGGGAACGCGTCCGCAGCCCCGACCGGTCGGTGCTGCGCGACACCACCGGGCAGGTCCTGGCCACCTTCACCGACGGCGCCCGCACGGCCACCCTCACCGGGCCGAGCCGCACCTTCACCGAACCCGCCAACACCACCTCCCGGGTCGTCACCGAGAACTGGGTCCGCCTGATGCCCGAGGCGTGGAAGCAGGGCGCGGAGAACCAGCAGTGGTTCAAGGACTGGTTCAAGAAGTACTTCGGGAGCCAGGAGGACGACGTCTTCGCGATGGCCTTCCAGTACGGGGACCAGGCCCCGGTGAAGAAGGACGCGCAGGGCACCTCGTACGCGGGCGACGCCTCCTTCGGCCCGCTCAACCCGAACGGCTCCGCCGGCAACGACCTGCGCCTGGAGCAGTCGGACTTCTTCGACTACCTCGGCACCCCGTACACCTTCCGCAACGGGGTCAGGAAGCAGCCGCAGACCGCCCGCTACCGGTCGATGGACTGCTCGGGCTTCATCCGTACCGTCTTCGGCTACCGGGCCCGCTACCCCCTGATGCCCGACGACACCCCCGGCGCCGGCCTGCCGCGCACCGCGAACGGCATGGCCCGCTCCGCCCTGGGCACCGACGTGATCCCGCTCGAGGGGGTCGGCGCGGACGACCGGCCCACGTCGATCGACGTGATCCAGCCGGGCGACCTGCTGTTCTTCAAGCTCGACGCCCGCACCAAGGACCGCCTCGACCACACGGGCATCTACCTGGGCACGGACACCGACGGGCACAAGATCTTCATCTCCAGCCGGGAGGAGGCCAACGGCCCGACCATCGGCGACAAGGGCGGCACCTCGCGCCTCGACGGCAACGGCTACTACGCGACGACCCTGCGCAGCGCGAAGCGGCTCTAG
- a CDS encoding sensor histidine kinase translates to MQRLYDFIRRHPTGVDSFWAVLFFGISMMNVADTGETQNAAQRLAMFPVVAALTAAVALRRKWTVPMFWLTAGAGLLQLAIGVEMQFCDFAMLVILFTVAAGDVPRWVSRSALVSGLLASPLYVLRFGVDKNVSTVEEVLFTLFVMVPFALAWVLGDSLRTRRAYYAQLVERNQRLEKEREAQAKVAVAAERARIARELHDVVAHNVSVMVVQADGAAYVMDVAPEQAKEALQTISGTGRQALAEMRRLLGVLRTGEPQESEDYVPQPDVEQIEVLVEQVRAAGLTVDFAVEGAPRRLPSGVELTAYRIVQEALTNTRKHGGPDAKASVRLVYFDDGLGLLVEDDGRGAAHELYEDGGADGAGHGLIGMRERIGMVGGTLDAGPRPGGGFRISALLPLKKN, encoded by the coding sequence GTGCAGCGCCTCTACGACTTCATCCGCAGACACCCGACGGGCGTCGACAGCTTCTGGGCTGTCCTCTTCTTCGGGATCTCGATGATGAACGTCGCCGACACCGGGGAGACGCAGAACGCCGCCCAGCGGCTGGCCATGTTCCCCGTGGTGGCGGCGCTGACCGCCGCCGTGGCCCTGCGCCGCAAGTGGACCGTGCCGATGTTCTGGCTCACGGCGGGCGCGGGCCTGCTCCAGCTGGCCATCGGGGTGGAGATGCAGTTCTGCGACTTCGCGATGCTGGTCATCCTCTTCACGGTGGCCGCCGGCGACGTCCCGCGCTGGGTGTCCCGCTCGGCCCTGGTGTCCGGGCTGCTGGCCTCGCCGCTGTACGTCCTGCGCTTCGGCGTGGACAAGAACGTCAGCACGGTGGAGGAGGTGCTGTTCACCCTGTTCGTGATGGTCCCCTTCGCCCTCGCCTGGGTGCTGGGCGACTCGCTGCGCACCCGCCGGGCCTATTACGCGCAGCTCGTGGAGCGCAACCAGCGGCTGGAGAAGGAGCGCGAGGCGCAGGCCAAGGTGGCGGTGGCCGCCGAGCGCGCCCGGATCGCCCGCGAGCTGCACGACGTCGTCGCGCACAACGTCTCGGTGATGGTGGTCCAGGCCGACGGGGCCGCGTACGTCATGGACGTGGCGCCCGAGCAGGCCAAGGAGGCCCTCCAGACCATCTCCGGGACCGGGCGCCAGGCCCTGGCGGAGATGCGGCGGCTGCTGGGCGTGCTGCGCACGGGCGAGCCGCAGGAGTCCGAGGACTACGTGCCGCAGCCCGACGTGGAGCAGATCGAGGTGCTGGTCGAGCAGGTGCGGGCGGCCGGGCTGACGGTGGACTTCGCGGTCGAGGGCGCGCCGCGCAGGCTGCCCAGCGGGGTGGAGCTGACGGCGTACCGGATCGTGCAGGAGGCCCTGACGAACACCCGCAAGCACGGGGGCCCCGACGCGAAGGCGAGCGTCCGGCTGGTCTACTTCGACGACGGGCTGGGCCTGCTGGTCGAGGACGACGGCCGGGGCGCGGCGCACGAACTGTACGAGGACGGCGGCGCGGACGGCGCCGGGCACGGTCTGATCGGCATGCGGGAGCGCATCGGTATGGTCGGTGGAACCCTGGACGCGGGCCCGCGGCCCGGCGGGGGCTTCCGGATCAGTGCCCTGCTCCCGCTCAAGAAGAACTAG
- a CDS encoding DUF6177 family protein, protein MTKDVIALTPKMPDTTALMVALTAGGADLDAQAAGDGAVIQLLGAGGRPLVSVEAPVLVQVPGEVERLLGTPCATPVWWTETRASTAVPEAAPLAGAVAGRLAEVLGGTVWPEGAGHVSVVPVTSEASAGPAPVGALPTVDVVTASTAVVLADRPVVGLTAWLSDVLRTTTGFGAALHIVTPDHCRLSLPLRAALAGAPNRWVVQDPDCGYYDGLSGAVLSWQDGTFAPTRDEAGRPRLAAAFGRPEAPGERRLTVQFRTEHPAEEELLLGGALEAAWRTLTGEPPAGWGTAEPVNLPWSPRQLTDLARGRVPEPTLVTAVGSPARPALATVRVTRTATGVEEDVTLSLGYGPSEEVPSAALGELAEVLVSGHGLVSMLASLGPGRRDLSLAPRVAAPAVPVSFTLGGAGVAEATLTQARRPPLAVKPAQVGPQRRPGLHYPLGDGTDPAAWESLSTLLAHLRTAVPPLP, encoded by the coding sequence GTGACCAAGGACGTCATCGCCCTCACCCCGAAGATGCCCGACACCACCGCGCTGATGGTGGCCCTGACGGCGGGCGGTGCGGACCTCGACGCCCAGGCCGCCGGGGACGGGGCCGTGATCCAGCTGCTGGGCGCGGGTGGCCGGCCCCTGGTCTCGGTGGAGGCGCCCGTGCTCGTACAGGTGCCCGGCGAGGTGGAACGGCTCCTCGGCACGCCCTGCGCCACCCCCGTCTGGTGGACGGAGACCCGCGCCTCCACGGCCGTCCCCGAGGCGGCCCCCCTCGCCGGAGCCGTCGCCGGACGCCTCGCCGAGGTGCTCGGCGGGACGGTCTGGCCCGAGGGCGCGGGGCACGTGTCGGTGGTGCCGGTGACCTCCGAGGCCTCGGCGGGGCCCGCACCGGTGGGAGCCCTGCCGACCGTGGACGTGGTCACCGCGTCCACCGCGGTGGTGCTCGCGGACCGGCCGGTGGTCGGGCTGACGGCCTGGCTGTCGGACGTCCTGCGCACCACGACGGGCTTCGGCGCGGCCCTGCACATCGTCACCCCGGACCACTGCCGGCTCAGCCTGCCGCTGCGTGCCGCGCTGGCCGGGGCGCCGAACCGGTGGGTGGTCCAGGACCCCGACTGCGGGTACTACGACGGCCTGTCCGGCGCGGTGCTGAGCTGGCAGGACGGCACCTTCGCCCCGACCCGCGACGAGGCGGGCCGGCCACGGCTCGCCGCCGCCTTCGGGCGCCCCGAGGCCCCGGGGGAGCGCCGGCTGACCGTGCAGTTCCGTACGGAGCACCCCGCCGAGGAGGAACTGCTGCTCGGCGGCGCGCTGGAGGCCGCCTGGCGCACCCTCACCGGGGAGCCCCCGGCGGGCTGGGGCACCGCCGAGCCGGTGAACCTGCCGTGGTCGCCGCGGCAGCTCACCGACCTCGCCCGGGGCCGGGTGCCCGAGCCCACGCTGGTCACCGCCGTCGGATCGCCGGCGCGGCCCGCGCTGGCCACCGTACGCGTGACCCGTACGGCCACCGGGGTCGAGGAGGACGTCACCCTGTCGCTGGGGTACGGGCCCTCGGAGGAGGTGCCGTCGGCCGCCCTCGGGGAGCTGGCGGAGGTCCTGGTCTCCGGGCACGGCCTGGTCAGCATGCTGGCCTCCCTGGGGCCCGGGCGCCGGGACCTGAGCCTGGCCCCGCGGGTGGCCGCGCCGGCGGTGCCGGTGTCCTTCACCCTCGGCGGCGCGGGCGTGGCCGAGGCGACGCTCACCCAGGCGCGGCGCCCTCCGCTGGCGGTCAAGCCCGCCCAGGTGGGCCCGCAGCGCAGGCCCGGACTGCACTACCCGCTGGGCGACGGCACCGACCCGGCCGCCTGGGAGTCCCTGTCCACGCTCCTGGCCCACCTGCGCACGGCGGTGCCGCCGCTGCCTTAG
- a CDS encoding poly-gamma-glutamate biosynthesis protein PgsC/CapC, which translates to MIPAVLTPEIAAIGIALGLLFSLLCYLTTNLSPGGMITPGWLALTLIEDLQRAALVVGITVLTYVLTLLTQKFVILYGKRLFAAVVLIGVLLQATVVIVLQLEFPLLYANQTLGFIVPGLIAYQLVRQPKGATLLATGSATLMTYVVLTAGILLGVMPTA; encoded by the coding sequence TTGATCCCCGCCGTCCTCACCCCCGAGATCGCCGCGATCGGCATCGCGCTGGGTCTGCTGTTCTCCCTGCTCTGCTACCTCACGACGAACCTCTCCCCCGGCGGCATGATCACCCCGGGCTGGCTCGCGCTCACCCTCATCGAGGACCTCCAGCGGGCCGCCCTCGTCGTCGGCATCACCGTGCTGACGTACGTGCTGACCCTGCTCACCCAGAAGTTCGTCATCCTCTACGGCAAGCGCCTCTTCGCCGCCGTCGTCCTCATCGGCGTCCTGCTCCAGGCCACCGTGGTGATCGTGCTCCAGCTGGAGTTCCCGCTCCTGTACGCGAACCAGACCCTCGGCTTCATCGTCCCCGGCCTGATCGCCTACCAGCTGGTCCGCCAGCCCAAGGGCGCCACCCTGCTGGCCACCGGCAGCGCCACCCTCATGACGTACGTCGTGCTGACCGCCGGAATCCTGCTCGGCGTCATGCCCACCGCATAG
- the pgsB gene encoding poly-gamma-glutamate synthase PgsB: MLFLYCVLLVCCTLMLIAGIVEQRRHFASLERIPNRVLVNGIRGKSSITRLCAGALRGGGLATVAKTTGTAARFIHPDATEEPVYRKFGIANVVEQIGIVRRAAAYRPDALVMECMAVMPALQEINQSKLIQSTIGVLCNVREDHVAEMGPTLDDIARSLSRSMPYGGICVTAEKERFDVLQEEADARDCRLVYADPDTVSDEELRGFSWFTFKENVAIALTVAELLGVDRATALKGMYEAPPDPGVLSVERYLAPGGKRLRFANVFAANDPESTLMNINQLLDLGAVDRPLNVVINCRPDRVERNGQMGAIVPDLRPDKVFVIGHPAKSAIDAIPAEWRDRAVDLGGDQRDGEEFVHELLGHLGADSSLVAIGNIHGQGEVLLEHLAELPADESEPAGPTAPEPAAPEPPYVQAPYVQAPYPQAPYAQAPYAQAPYAQAPYAQHPQQPHPQQQPVGPWPPADPYGIGAATPVPAWPQAQPQPQPQPPAHQPYPYHPGGPR; the protein is encoded by the coding sequence GTGCTCTTCCTCTACTGCGTGCTGCTCGTCTGCTGCACGCTCATGCTCATCGCCGGGATCGTGGAGCAGCGCCGCCACTTCGCCAGCCTGGAGCGGATACCGAACCGGGTGCTGGTCAACGGCATCCGCGGCAAGAGCTCCATCACCCGCCTGTGCGCGGGCGCCCTGCGCGGCGGCGGCCTGGCCACCGTCGCCAAGACCACCGGCACGGCGGCCCGGTTCATCCACCCGGACGCCACCGAGGAGCCGGTCTACCGCAAGTTCGGCATCGCCAACGTGGTCGAGCAGATCGGCATCGTGCGGCGCGCCGCCGCCTACCGGCCGGACGCGCTGGTCATGGAGTGCATGGCGGTCATGCCGGCGCTCCAGGAGATCAACCAGTCCAAGCTGATCCAGTCGACCATCGGCGTGCTGTGCAACGTCCGCGAGGACCACGTCGCCGAGATGGGCCCGACCCTGGACGACATCGCCCGCTCCCTGTCGCGGTCGATGCCGTACGGCGGGATCTGCGTGACCGCCGAGAAGGAACGTTTCGACGTGCTCCAGGAGGAGGCGGACGCGCGGGACTGCCGGCTCGTCTACGCCGACCCGGACACGGTCTCGGACGAGGAGCTGCGCGGCTTCAGCTGGTTCACCTTCAAGGAGAACGTCGCCATCGCGCTCACCGTCGCCGAGCTGCTCGGCGTCGACCGGGCCACCGCCCTGAAGGGCATGTACGAGGCCCCGCCGGACCCGGGCGTGCTGTCGGTCGAGCGGTACCTGGCCCCGGGCGGGAAGCGGCTGCGGTTCGCCAACGTGTTCGCGGCGAACGACCCCGAGTCCACGCTGATGAACATCAACCAGCTGCTGGACCTGGGCGCGGTGGACCGCCCCCTGAACGTGGTGATCAACTGCCGCCCCGACCGGGTCGAGCGCAACGGCCAGATGGGTGCGATCGTTCCCGATCTGCGGCCGGACAAGGTGTTCGTGATCGGGCACCCGGCGAAGAGCGCCATCGACGCGATCCCGGCCGAGTGGCGCGACCGGGCCGTCGACCTGGGCGGCGACCAGCGCGACGGCGAGGAGTTCGTGCACGAGCTGCTGGGGCACCTCGGCGCCGACTCCTCGCTCGTGGCCATCGGCAACATCCACGGGCAGGGCGAGGTGCTGCTGGAGCACCTCGCGGAGCTGCCGGCGGACGAGTCCGAACCCGCCGGGCCGACCGCCCCCGAGCCGGCGGCCCCAGAGCCGCCGTACGTCCAGGCCCCGTACGTCCAGGCGCCGTACCCGCAGGCCCCGTACGCGCAGGCCCCGTACGCCCAGGCGCCGTACGCCCAGGCGCCGTACGCACAGCACCCGCAGCAGCCGCACCCGCAGCAGCAGCCCGTCGGCCCCTGGCCGCCCGCCGATCCGTACGGGATCGGCGCCGCCACCCCCGTACCGGCCTGGCCGCAGGCACAGCCGCAGCCGCAGCCGCAGCCGCCGGCACACCAGCCGTACCCGTACCACCCCGGAGGACCCCGTTGA